The Mesorhizobium sp. AR02 genomic interval AATGGGTTTTATACGCTGTATGCGCATTTGGCCATCAATGCGAGTGCTGGCCTGGCAACTGTTGGCCAGAGCGTGCAGGCTGGAGATATTATCGGATATCTGGCGGATTTGACCAACGGCGAAATGTCTTCCGGAAATGCACGTGCTGTAGCGCCTTATGACAGGATACAGCTCCACTTCGAGTGTTTTGAAGCACCTTCCGGACGCAGTTCGACGGGTGGCCTGGGTGCAATCAAAGATGGATGCACTCTGGATGATCCGACCCTGCGGTTAGCGGCTCTGGGATATGGTTCATTTTAGGATAAGATTCCCGGAAAGGCTAGATATTGCACTAGTATTACGCTGCCATTTCAATGTGCACTTCCATTACCCTTCTCCGGGGTTCCGAGATGAGCGGCATATTCCAGGGTGAGGAAAATTCCCGCGATGGCGACCGGCTAACTGTTTTCATATCGTATTCCCGCTCCGACCAGGCATTTGCAGACCGGCTTGTCCTGGCACTGGAGGCGAGAGCTTTTACAGTGTTAATCGATCGTCGGGATTTGCCATTCGGCGAAAAGATTAAGGCCGAGCTGCTGGATTTTGTCCGGCGCGCGCACGCGGTGATCTTCATAGTAAGCCCGGCGTCAATTGGTTCCCTCTGGTGCAAATGGGAAATCGCGCAGGTCACAGCGGAGTCAAAGAGGCTTGTTCCGATAGTTCTCGAACCCGTTCAGGACGACCAGCTGCCGGCTCAGATTGGCGAACTTAATCTCCTGCCGTTTGAAGATTCTGCAGTATTTGAATCGCAGATTGGCATCCTGACCAACGTGCTGTCGGGAGATAGCAAGTGGATCAAGGAGCACACCCGCCTGTCCCTGCTTGGCCGGCGGTGGAGCGACAATCTGGAAACGGACCCTCTCAAGGCGAGGGACAGCCTGCTCCGCGGTGGAGAGTTGGATGAAGCCGAGCTATGGATCCTGAGGCGCCCTCGCCACGCGCCAGAACCAACGGCACTTCATCACGCATTTATACTTGAAAGCCGTCGCGCCGAGCACGAGAGAGTCGGTCTGGAGAAGCAGCAGGTTGATAAAACTCGTCGCTTTCAAAGGCGAGCATCATGGGCTTTGGGAGCGGTAATATTGCTTGTTGCGGCAGCGATTCTCGCGACTCTGCAGCAGTCGAGATCGACATTTCAGCGCGAAAGCAATGTCTTCCTGCAGCTGTCGTCCGATGCTGCCAACAATCGTTTTTATGATCGAGCACTTCGCTACGCGGTGGCTGGACTACCGCCGCAGAAAGGAGCCTGGTCTTTGCTCATGCCCTGGTCAAGCAAGCTGGAAGCGCAGATAACATCCAGCGCATTGCAGAGTCAGCTTGAATCGCAGCTTGTTGGCCACACTTCAAATCTTAACAGTGCTGAATTTAGCCCGGACGGGCGTTTCGTTGTAACCGCGGGTGATCAGACTGCGCGCATCTGGCTGTCGTCCAATGGCAAGCAGATCGCAGTGCTATCGGGCCACACAGATCGGGTCAGAAGCGCCTCCTTCAACCCGACTGCTACGCGCATCCTGACAGCCTCCGACGACGGAACAGTCAGAATATGGGATGGGATCACAGGGCATCAGTTCATGGCCCTGATAGCCGGGAAGGGTTTTCCAGTCCATTCAGCGCACTTTAGCAAAGATGGCTCACGGGTTGTAACGGCCGCAGGAAAAACAGCGCGGGTTTGGGATGCAAACACCGGTGCACTCGTCAGCGAATTTTCGAGCCACGAGGATGAAGTCTGGAACGCAGAATTCAGCCCCGACGGTAGGCGTGTGGTAACCTCCTGTGCCAGCATGGCGTTGCTGATGGACTTCAACGTTCGTGTCTGGGATGTTGAAACTGGCAAGCTCGTGTCAAGCGTATCGAACAGGTCGACCACCAACAGCGTGACATTCAGCCCCGACGGATCGAAGGTCCTGACGGCGTCAGCGGACGAGGCTGCGCGAATCTGGGATGCAAATACCGGTGTTCTTGTAGCCGAGCTGCTGGGACACAGCGGACCCGTGCGGACTGCCCTGTTCAGTCCCGATGGCACTCGTGTCGTCACCGCATCCAGCGATGGTACCGCCCGCTTGTGGGATGTTAAAGGCGGTCCGGCCTTGATGGTTTTCCGGGGACATGCCGGTGCAGTGCTGAAAGCAAAATTCGCGTACGGTGGCGAGGTCGTCGCAACAGCATCCGAAGACGGAACTGCAAGGGTCTGGAGCGTTGCTTCGGGCTCGTCGGTGGCGGACCTCGTGGGTCACACTGGCATGGTTACAGACGTGTCATTCAATGCGGACGGGTCAAGCGTAGTAACAGCATCCGACGATGCTACTGCCCGGATATGGCGGTCAAGACCGGTGACACTCGCCGCT includes:
- a CDS encoding murein hydrolase activator EnvC family protein, with amino-acid sequence MASIDDVISIPPTLLGSSLLRGEEGTFGSSRDGGKTHQGIDIVANQSSADKSIYQVRATAAGQIAYARTNGSVAKPGYGYTVVVDHLNGFYTLYAHLAINASAGLATVGQSVQAGDIIGYLADLTNGEMSSGNARAVAPYDRIQLHFECFEAPSGRSSTGGLGAIKDGCTLDDPTLRLAALGYGSF
- a CDS encoding TIR domain-containing protein; this translates as MSGIFQGEENSRDGDRLTVFISYSRSDQAFADRLVLALEARAFTVLIDRRDLPFGEKIKAELLDFVRRAHAVIFIVSPASIGSLWCKWEIAQVTAESKRLVPIVLEPVQDDQLPAQIGELNLLPFEDSAVFESQIGILTNVLSGDSKWIKEHTRLSLLGRRWSDNLETDPLKARDSLLRGGELDEAELWILRRPRHAPEPTALHHAFILESRRAEHERVGLEKQQVDKTRRFQRRASWALGAVILLVAAAILATLQQSRSTFQRESNVFLQLSSDAANNRFYDRALRYAVAGLPPQKGAWSLLMPWSSKLEAQITSSALQSQLESQLVGHTSNLNSAEFSPDGRFVVTAGDQTARIWLSSNGKQIAVLSGHTDRVRSASFNPTATRILTASDDGTVRIWDGITGHQFMALIAGKGFPVHSAHFSKDGSRVVTAAGKTARVWDANTGALVSEFSSHEDEVWNAEFSPDGRRVVTSCASMALLMDFNVRVWDVETGKLVSSVSNRSTTNSVTFSPDGSKVLTASADEAARIWDANTGVLVAELLGHSGPVRTALFSPDGTRVVTASSDGTARLWDVKGGPALMVFRGHAGAVLKAKFAYGGEVVATASEDGTARVWSVASGSSVADLVGHTGMVTDVSFNADGSSVVTASDDATARIWRSRPVTLAAVMPGHEDGARSATFSPDGTRALTIAGDNTVRLWNAQTGVLLIAIKGVAGPRKSFASFNFDGSLFIYGSPDGTARVVSVAGGKNILTIEARERSATAANVPVTSAVFGPNDNQILTTSADGVARIWQGETGALLLELLHETGPIVDAGFSPDGSRIVTISSDNTAACWDAADGKLIALFRGHTDIIRSAVFSPDGTRVATASVDGTARIWDARSGNVLFVLSPNRGWVTAAAFSPDGSHLAIVSQNETAGIWNALTGALLVELDDDRGGLVVDAAFSPDGRTVVTAVFDPTNLTGPGRDEVRLWDVNSGNLVGQLKGHARTVRSAVFNAAGSQLLTASDDGSVRVWNVDATRFHGQELLENVCRGKLIGAQAFRMQELKMPVLTGFNNANVCQRNGPFSLGYWTAFAADLGLLP